The proteins below come from a single Rhizobium sp. BT04 genomic window:
- a CDS encoding GNAT family N-acetyltransferase: MDNGLRFEPVTSERWDDFETLFGSQGAFCNCWCVALRLPHATRTGMAADERRAHMRDRIKAGPPPGILCYADGAPVAWVQVGPRHDVPQFNSPRTVSRPLEEGDARDPSNWAVSCFFLLPKLRGKGMSHRLLAAAIDHARRHGARRLEACPIDHVKQSKSVTLCIGSTAIFDAAGFETVARRKDGRPLMRLELRDRPCRTENALG; encoded by the coding sequence TTGGATAATGGTCTTCGTTTCGAACCGGTCACGTCAGAGCGCTGGGACGACTTCGAAACCCTGTTCGGGTCGCAGGGGGCTTTCTGTAATTGCTGGTGCGTGGCGCTGCGCTTGCCGCATGCAACGAGGACTGGGATGGCTGCCGATGAGCGCAGGGCGCATATGCGAGATCGGATCAAAGCAGGCCCGCCGCCGGGCATTCTCTGTTATGCCGATGGCGCGCCGGTCGCCTGGGTACAGGTCGGGCCGCGCCATGACGTACCGCAATTCAATTCGCCGCGCACCGTCTCGCGGCCGCTGGAGGAGGGCGATGCGCGTGATCCGTCGAACTGGGCCGTCAGCTGCTTCTTCCTGCTGCCCAAGCTGCGCGGCAAGGGAATGAGCCATCGCCTGCTCGCCGCCGCGATCGATCATGCGCGGCGCCATGGCGCGCGGCGGCTGGAAGCCTGTCCGATCGATCATGTGAAGCAGTCGAAATCGGTGACGCTCTGCATCGGCTCGACGGCGATCTTCGATGCAGCCGGTTTCGAGACGGTGGCGCGGCGCAAGGACGGCCGCCCGCTCATGCGGCTGGAACTGCGCGACCGACCGTGCCGGACAGAAAATGCGCTTGGATGA
- a CDS encoding DUF3572 domain-containing protein, translated as MQSNFKTSKQPAADPHATAIAVLGWLADDPDMFGRFLALTGVAPGQVRSAVNDPGFLAGMMDFLMNHEPTALAFCAASGISPETVTAAWQHFSSPGLDSGEY; from the coding sequence ATGCAAAGCAACTTCAAGACTTCGAAACAACCGGCCGCCGACCCGCACGCAACCGCGATCGCCGTGCTCGGCTGGCTTGCCGACGATCCCGACATGTTCGGCCGCTTCCTTGCGCTCACGGGTGTTGCGCCCGGCCAGGTGCGCAGCGCCGTCAACGATCCGGGATTCCTCGCCGGCATGATGGATTTCCTGATGAACCACGAACCGACGGCATTGGCCTTCTGCGCGGCGAGCGGCATAAGCCCGGAGACGGTAACCGCCGCCTGGCAGCATTTCTCGTCGCCGGGCCTCGATTCCGGAGAATACTGA
- a CDS encoding response regulator, with protein MPKQVMIVEDNELNMKLFRDLIEASGYTTIQTRNGMEALDLARKHRPDLILMDIQLPEVSGLEVTKWLKEDDELHVIPVIAVTAFAMKGDEERIRQGGCEAYVSKPISVPKFIETIKTYLGDA; from the coding sequence ATGCCCAAACAGGTGATGATTGTAGAAGATAACGAGCTCAACATGAAGCTCTTTCGCGACCTCATCGAGGCGTCCGGCTATACCACGATCCAGACCAGAAACGGCATGGAGGCGCTGGATCTGGCGCGCAAGCATCGCCCCGACCTCATCCTGATGGATATTCAGCTTCCCGAGGTCTCCGGCCTCGAAGTCACGAAATGGCTGAAGGAAGACGACGAGCTGCACGTGATTCCCGTCATCGCCGTCACGGCTTTCGCGATGAAGGGCGACGAGGAGCGGATCCGCCAGGGCGGTTGCGAGGCCTATGTTTCCAAGCCGATCTCGGTTCCGAAATTCATCGAGACGATCAAGACCTATCTGGGCGATGCCTGA
- a CDS encoding PleD family two-component system response regulator: MTARILVVDDIPANVKLLEARLLAEYFDVMTAADGHTALAICERNQVDLILLDIMMPGIDGFEVCERLKASQKTAHIPVVMVTALDQPADRVRGLKAGADDFLTKPVNDLQLISRVKSLLRLKTLSDELRIRADTAHTMGIDDLTRAGEGRADETAQVLLVDGRANSQERIIKALKPVADVLALSDPQAALFEAAESAFDLVIVNANFDDYDPLRLCSQLRSLERTRFLPILIITEQGADEMVVRALDLGVNDYIIRPVDPNELLARSLTQIRRKRYNDRLRASVKQTIELAVTDPLTGLYNRRYLDNHLNVLFNRSMARGRPLSVLITDIDRFKQVNDTYGHDGGDEVLREFANRVRSTIRGADLACRYGGEEFVVVMPDTSPEIAATVAERLRAAIESAPFMLKHAGEALNVTASFGIASRIAAVLTPDQLMKQADLALYEAKNTGRNRVVAAAA; encoded by the coding sequence ATGACTGCGCGAATACTGGTGGTTGACGATATTCCGGCCAATGTGAAGCTGCTCGAAGCGCGGCTGCTCGCGGAATATTTCGACGTGATGACCGCAGCCGACGGCCACACGGCGCTGGCGATCTGCGAGCGCAACCAGGTCGATCTCATCCTGCTCGACATCATGATGCCCGGGATAGACGGTTTCGAAGTCTGCGAGCGGCTGAAGGCCAGCCAGAAGACCGCCCATATTCCCGTCGTCATGGTCACCGCGCTCGACCAGCCGGCCGATCGCGTGCGCGGCCTGAAGGCCGGCGCCGACGATTTCCTCACCAAGCCGGTCAACGATCTGCAGCTGATCTCGCGGGTGAAGAGCCTGCTACGGTTAAAGACGCTGAGCGATGAGCTGCGCATTCGCGCCGACACCGCCCATACGATGGGCATCGACGACCTCACGCGGGCAGGCGAGGGCCGCGCCGACGAAACCGCTCAGGTCCTACTCGTCGACGGCCGCGCGAATTCGCAGGAGCGCATCATCAAGGCGCTGAAGCCCGTCGCCGACGTGCTTGCCCTTTCCGATCCGCAGGCCGCCCTGTTCGAGGCGGCCGAGAGCGCCTTCGATCTCGTCATCGTCAACGCCAACTTCGACGATTACGATCCGCTTCGCCTCTGCTCGCAGCTGCGCTCGCTGGAGCGCACACGCTTCCTGCCGATCCTGATCATCACCGAGCAGGGGGCTGACGAGATGGTGGTGCGCGCACTCGATCTCGGCGTCAACGATTACATCATCCGCCCGGTCGATCCCAACGAACTGCTTGCCCGCAGCCTGACGCAGATCCGCCGCAAGCGCTACAACGACCGCCTGCGCGCCAGCGTCAAGCAGACGATCGAGCTTGCCGTGACCGATCCGCTGACCGGCCTTTACAACAGGCGCTATCTCGACAACCACCTGAATGTGCTCTTCAACCGTTCAATGGCGCGGGGCAGGCCGCTTTCGGTGCTGATCACCGATATCGATCGCTTCAAGCAGGTAAACGACACCTATGGCCATGACGGCGGCGACGAAGTGCTGCGGGAATTTGCAAACCGCGTCCGTTCGACCATTCGCGGTGCGGACCTCGCCTGCCGTTACGGCGGCGAGGAATTCGTCGTCGTGATGCCCGACACCTCGCCGGAAATTGCCGCCACCGTCGCCGAGCGCCTGCGCGCGGCGATCGAAAGCGCTCCCTTCATGCTGAAACACGCCGGTGAGGCGCTGAACGTCACCGCGTCCTTCGGCATCGCCTCGCGGATTGCAGCCGTGCTGACCCCGGACCAGCTGATGAAGCAGGCCGATCTCGCGCTTTACGAGGCCAAGAATACCGGCCGCAACCGCGTGGTCGCCGCAGCCGCCTGA
- the rpmG gene encoding 50S ribosomal protein L33: protein MAKATTIKIKLLSTADTGFFYVTTKNSRTMTDKMTKTKYDPIAKKHVEFKETKIK from the coding sequence ATGGCCAAGGCTACAACAATCAAGATCAAGCTGCTGTCGACAGCCGACACCGGTTTCTTCTACGTCACGACGAAGAACAGCCGTACGATGACGGACAAGATGACGAAGACCAAGTACGACCCGATTGCAAAGAAGCATGTCGAGTTCAAGGAAACCAAGATCAAGTAA